From one Pempheris klunzingeri isolate RE-2024b chromosome 5, fPemKlu1.hap1, whole genome shotgun sequence genomic stretch:
- the tasor2 gene encoding protein TASOR 2, whose protein sequence is MESENGGASSKGVLVPVSTSSDVFQSSILAPLKSAYLYEESKHSFRYKSAVLIKNPVLEEKYNTFRAKRREAGYSEEDLKESYGFLLFDDINKANALGETGVLTGNSTCTTLGDPANGVYISVYSDCLDLNRWYHGKSGYIAIIRLTKGRVKKVLENYTQNFTAPTVGFDSHVSEQLPSVSAKTSSFLAFERTKYYMYELLDDGSNETTQVVSAACPFAIVSFSYTDTKAALVAPPEKSEEKKLVFHYFSWTGQLQIGTLFYDVGLRSTARAVIPSQLSPVVKVDHAISMSNLRRLLPRAVFETCFDGEVFLDSMYCSLCEFVSSAAEETSSLSQLLSEIKEKDVALTIKLNDGGFLILLHSSHFLRYDDSGPSATEVLQGMFVFPDSRVIQRDAKVGQRKPAVPSEILRLLPVLSYAEGELEKTLIDPSEELCDVLAQYMQSYTTLINPGLALSPSRDFSIFPDQYDVPDAHKHLYISPEWTNRGWQNFRSYLNKPASFQLPVSKASEILAAGEEEQIEDLDDDVYICLSSPEDAPASLVTTGSEDQLTDQKSPVNVETFVDSCITSAEAQVDITDVPQNDDPGNLQSGDAAKDFEKSDPTVLIKMDERGAKHLLTPSTSDDLPAELIVSITSAERTVTDESLSVIGTRVPESAAKYNDFQLSVLSTDKLPTTNSLNDESVKTKEVLDCPEVTSLTKTKYGKLHRGHSKVREKTSKACVETPNSQAVKVPEEDNSLTAQKEDQAMESLGLPQLRNASNTDWRRGRRRKCKFGKLSSKNKKVRSATAGPTVAEEKKSDQGQQNFESTFLKELEACPLRKKMERWDLKPVISECGRILVPHGFVDNAQIKSLKDKLQSTKDGHCPDKMLVDASGNAHDALKMENESSPASEIAMSQGLASASKNGGNRLQNIVSHVNPEHSFLRQSDDGNGSMTLNPESSVHHTKNDARDTSPSKADQGKHTDTLSPGQCATKGQLLLSKLKSVLLRGKRKSSLLISEKTTANTTEDNEPSIKMSKVDSEMLKSNDAITSVQDTSMSVKVVSKMLSVDPLFAFALGLTPKETLYKMQKTEDQDTQQRKDSVETQVQTIFDKQPQILQRPPSIFPRGGRIKTLRKHQGISAEYVKKKWWLHFQTPACFASEKVKYKECTRDNSVRKPVKEKMNSACTSTDALNLLADLALSVSNDQIPPQPNPALERNPETSLKKCDLTKDVTSAEQESVLHALLRQPASRPSQPLESPSPSPLVGGSELVDLVSKEHAYSLPPSSSLLLDLPGTPFQVSPLIGSSRLLQHHQTMHGDGVKTLHPTVCQEDGSEHNRGTSKYMKKHMVRRRKFKHSRTFVNKDGSLQVTKQWKENYDFNLDSKFTSDSKDRAIIRALHGPWDFSVQDTSEEVKLIVHMWIGLFYSRSTARFFHFDSFSKDSESCKSSGKVSAPAQSELKANSTTPLPSVRDASDPLNTKALDLRKKDHSFLDQESVILDLSLKNSRDIDSSDPQVHGETTPVSGDCKEASESLNTLKSSIGLQESSTTQCYRNATHPTEVISYENKRICTPSQKAVVLGHTDEPSFKAVGKSILIQEEVEGANIQPKNNLTASEIGHMLHECKIERTNMKDCSETSETTLVQKLVRNSSKSVPSEEADFSKEAGDVVHTVQHDEPESKDGENREVKDFQGNDVELSKNINSGDDSTNEDSGMICSGNLLKNEKQSSREEPKAVSPDRTENVNEDVDSCTAHDGKRIEDDDYGKDVGLERDHCISAVKSDGDQLLPMMCDGPDTVKDCITECNRQVPLNEQLPQADNKEDACHDLQRMLQANGSTLTDERAISEKADHAPSEMECSYTEPAVENSEINICFEDEAQYQKAVLPMSEKSTSSFDGSYADGSFPQTNDSVETGNKDKVMLNLNLSSDDHEDQDTKSVEGEQKLDNTTQKELFHGQYHSPQCDVTKRWEAEVALTKETDLKMDQTNEELDKIHSGVIIPFIGIDTSGEDTAQPFDSHSQDKVKEVVQSQTEIPFISETPYPEIVPPTELCSASQMDRKKAELSAGSIAPSLLDLSETNQPDVSGSESDDRCPTPTLDENPYEYLNRSGPGSTSVSAFCGSKTCKPAPPNCFNRGSIREEVAIEQNLSPESTVNSEPSPHRALHPDLELRTLRVLQSIGKFLTGSRHNDKSSQIDTANMKHSFDQRYIPTYLAPSHTLANPKDKKINNAKPAMVSASTSKELHAEPSGFLISPFKSKLEEVLGVRLQLKKTDSSVYQHYFERMDKLQETSTGEDYRHPHRSFALPECVQAIKPSIDQDGLKATSQTNLSHEPSSYSQRPVMAVKPSKSDESQADCISKDRQIENSVISNQSKSKQTKTLLVTYTRPTSTFLENKTERFKANSKGLSDKQDASELSSKNTLLSDVGNSKFNSDKATFAVLDPLYPNEGKDIVKLNKIPSSSLPVHSLESAKGSSKLVCGNQGFLTNSFIEKVGKTTKESTDQEDCLNTSTSLVDYNDDSIIDDSLLLDPQSSLTCTVPNTGQTSSYSFLEQLSQRCLQDDLTQGSMEQECLIFSEQMKQLLKRSKKGPIRQSDANDKLNLSCASHVTVHFSSLEELEDSVDHLDAPSFVGQKIMVDMSDRKDLADTTVKEKTPKQRTDNPMEHAGISGVTTDCARLYEATMNDICAVKKVPSRPMHFRMDRGYPKTEPRNHFDFCDQMKREMDESFRSNLNSVVKKSCKTKYRFYMQVTSDDAFFEETKAQLEAEGHTAVQPSEFFLGEDSSSSLLIILRNEDIAEHLSEVPHLLELKKSPCVHFAGIDEPDDVLNLTHQELLTRGGFIMFDRAALEPLSLSKMRKMSEILQELSRTGKWKWMLHYRDSRRLKENARSSAEAKEKKDFLNRCQEAGIMEVLPYHECDLMSRDQPDYLTCLVHLQVQNISARYPIFITDTAAESTFQRTGILTMTFSSFLACSPSYIFAV, encoded by the exons tttttcattacttttcatGGACGGGTCAGCTTCAAATAGGCACCCTGTTCTATGATGTTGGGCTGAGGTCTACAGCAAGGGCCGTGATCCCTTCACAGCT GTCACCAGTGGTAAAAGTTGACCACGCCATTTCCATGTCAAATCTGAGACGGCTGCTGCCAAGAGCTGTCTTTGAAACCTGCTTCGATGGTGAAG TCTTTCTGGATAGCATGTACTGCAGTCTGTGTGAGTTTGTCTCgtctgctgcagaggaaaccagctctctctctcagcttctGTCAGAGATCAAGGAGAAAGACGTT GCTCTCACTATTAAGCTGAATGATGGTGGTTTTCTTATCTTGTTGCACtcctcccatttcctcagataTGATG aTAGTGGGCCCAGTGCAACTGAGGTCCTGCAaggcatgtttgtgtttccagaCTCACGAGTTATACAGAGAG ATGCGAAGGTTGGACAGAGAAAGCCTGCCGTGCCATCTGAAATCCTGCGGCTTCTACCAGTACTAAGTTATGCAGAGGGTGAACTTGAGAAAACACTCATTGACCCAAGTGAAGAACTGTGTGACGTATTGGCACAGTATATGCAGAGTTATACAACACTGATAAATCCTGGGTTGGCATTAAGTCCCTCTAGGGATTTCAGCATCTTTCCTGATCAGTATGATGTGCCGGATGCCCACAAGCACCTCTACATATCCCCGGAGTGGACCAACAGGGGATGGCAGAACTTCAGGTCATACCTGAACAAACCAGCCTCTTTTCAACTGCCAGTGTCCAAGGCTTCAGAAATCCTAGCAGCTGGAGAAGAGGAGCAAATAGAGGACCTTGATGATGATGTctacatctgtctgtcttctcctgAGGATGCACCAGCCAGTCTTGTTACCACAGGATCAGAAGACCAGTTGACAGACCAGAAATCTCCCGTAAATGTTGAGACATTTGTGGACAGTTGTATAACAAGTGCTGAGGCACAAGTTGACATTACAGATGTACCTCAAAACGATGATCCAGGTAATTTGCAATCTGGAGATGCTGCCAAAGACTTTGAAAAATCTGACCCAACTGTGCTGATCAAAATGGATGAAAGGGGGGCAAAACATCTTCTGACACCCTCCACATCAGATGACCTTCCTGCAGAGCTGATTGTCAGCATCACCTCGGCAGAGCGGACTGTCACTGATGAGAGTTTAAGTGTGATCGGTACCCGTGTGCCAGAGTctgcagcaaagtacaatgacTTTCAGCTTTCTGTTTTGTCAACAGACAAATTACCAACAACGAATTCTCTGAATGATGAGAGTGTTAAAACAAAAGAGGTCTTGGATTGCCCAGAGGTCACCAGTCTCACAAAAACCAAATATGGGAAACTACACAGGGGACATTCAAAAGTTCGGGAAAAGACATCCAAAGCTTGTGTGGAGACTCCAAATTCGCAAGCTGTGAAAGTACCAGAGGAGGACAACAGTTTGACGGCTCAGAAAGAAGACCAGGCCATGGAATCATTAGGCCTCCCGCAATTGAGGAATGCGTCAAATACTGATTGGAGGAGAGGACGGCGGCGAAAGTGCAAATTTGGAAAACTgtcatcaaaaaataaaaaagtgagatctgctactgctggaccaacagtagcagaggagaaaaaatcAGACCAAGGGCAGCAGAACTTTGAAAGCACCTTCTTAAAGGAACTTGAAGCCTGTCCtctgagaaagaaaatggaGCGCTGGGACTTAAAACCTGTCATCAGTGAATGTGGAAGAATCTTGGTTCCTCATGGATTTGTAGATAATGCTCAAATTAAATCTTTAAAGGATAAGCTTCAATCTACAAAAGATGGACACTGCCCTGACAAAATGTTGGTCGATGCCTCTGGGAATGCTCATGACGCGCTCAAAATGGAGAACGAGTCTAGCCCTGCTTCAGAGATAGCAATGAGCCAAGGATTGGCCTCAGCATCCAAGAATGGAGGGAACCGTCTTCAAAACATTGTCAGTCATGTTAATCCTGAACACAGCTTTTTGAGGCAGTCAGATGATGGCAATGGTTCAATGACTCTGAATCCAGAGAGCAGTGTGCACCATACAAAGAATGATGCCAGAGATACTTCTCCCTCAAAAGCAGATCAAGGAAAACACACTGATACCCTTTCCCCAGGACAGTGTGCAACAAAGGGTCAACTTCTGTTGAGTAAACTAAAATCAGTCCTTCTaaggggaaaaagaaaatcaagtcTCCTTATTTCAGAGAAAACGACTGCAAATACTACAGAGGACAACGAGCCTTCTATCAAGATGAGCAAAGTTGACTCTGAGATGCTGAAGAGTAATGATGCAATTACCAGTGTCCAAGACACCAGTATGAGTGTCAAGGTAGTTTCAAAGATGCTCTCAGTTGACCCTCTTTTCGCATTTGCCCTCGGCCTGACCCCTAAAGAGACACTATATAAGATGCAGAAAACTGAGGATCAGGATACTCAACAAAGGAAAGACTCCGTAGAGACACAAGTACAAACCATTTTTGACAAACAACCTCAGATTCTACAAAGGCCTCCATCAATTTTTCCAAGAGGGGGCAGGATTAAAACTCTCAGAAAACATCAAGGCATCTCTGCGGAAtatgttaaaaagaaat GGTGGTTGCATTTTCAAACCCCAGCTTGTTTTGCCAGTGAGAAAGTCAAATACAAAGAGTGTACTAGGGATAATTCTGTCAGGAAGCCTGTTAAGGAAAAAATGAACAGTGCTTGCACATCTACAGATGCATTGAACTTACTTGCTGACTTGGCACTCAGTGTCAGTAATGACCAGATTCCACCACAACCAAATCCAGCACTTGAGAGAAACCCTGAGACAAGTTTGAAGAAGTGTGACCTTACAAAAGATGTTACCAGTGCTGAGCAAGAGTCAGTTCTTCATGCTCTGCTTAGACAGCCTGCTTCTAGACCCTCTCAGCCTCTTGAGTCTCCTTCACCAAGCCCTCTTGTGGGAGGCAGTGAATTGGTTGATTTGGTATCTAAAGAACATGCTTACTCATTGCCCCCGTCTTCCTCTTTACTGTTGGATTTGCCAGGTACACCCTTCCAGGTATCTCCTTTAATTGGTTCTTCCAGACTGCTGCAACATCACCAGACAATGCATGGCGATGGGGTTAAAACGCTACACCCCACTGTTTGTCAGGAAGACGGAAGTGAGCACAACCGTGGGACatcaaaatacatgaaaaaacacatggTGCGCAGAAGAAAGTTCAAACACTCTCGTACCTTTGTTAACAAGGATGGATCTCTCCAAGTCACAAAGCAATGGAAAGAAAACTATGACTTTAATCTAGACAGCAAGTTTACAAGTGACTCGAAGGATAGAGCGATCATCAGAGCCTTGCATGG CCCATGGGATTTCTCTGTTCAAGACACCAGTGAGGAGGTGAAACTCATTGTCCACATGTGGATAGGGCTGTTCTACAGCAGGTCAACAGCCAGGTTCTTCCATTTTGACTCATTTTCAAAAGACAGTGAATCTTGTAAGTCCAGTGGAAAGGTATCAGCCCCAGCTCAGTCTGAGCTCAAGGCCAATTCAACAACTCCTCTTCCAAGTGTAAGAGATGCTTCAGACCCCTTGAATACAAAAGCTTTGGACCTCCGCAAAAAAGATCACTCTTTCTTGGACCAAGAATCTGTGATTTTGGATTTGTCACTGAAGAACTCAAGAGACATTGACTCTTCAGATCCACAAGTCCACGGAGAAACAACTCCTGTGTCTGGTGATTGCAAAGAAGCTAGTGAATCATTGAACACACTAAAGTCATCCATAGGACTACAGGAGTCGAGCACAACACAG tgTTACAGAAATGCCACACACCCCACAGAGGTTATCAGCTATGAAAATAAAAGGATTTGTACCCCCTCCCAAAAAGCTGTCGTGCTGGGGCACACTGATGAACCATCTTTTAAAGCTGTTGGAAAATCCATTCTTATACAAGAAGAGGTGGAAGGTGCAAACATTCAGCCAAAAAATAACCTGACAGCTTCAGAAATCGGCCACATGTTACATGAATGCAAGATTGAGAGGACAAATATGAAAGATTGCAGTGAAACTTCAGAAACTACTTTGGTACAAAAACTTGTAAGGAATTCATCCAAATCTGTGCCAAGCGAAGAGGCAGACTTCAGCAAAGAAGCGGGTGATGTGGTTCATACAGTTCAGCATGATGAACCTGAATCCAAAGATGGGGAAAACCGGGAAGTGAAAGACTTCCAAGGAAACGATGTTGAACTCtcaaaaaatattaattcagGTGATGATTCAACGAACGAAGACTCTGGTATGATCTGCAGTGGAAATCTTTTGAAAAATGAGAAGCAGTCATCTAGGGAGGAACCTAAAGCAGTCTCACCAGACAGGACTGAAAATGTTAATGAAGATGTCGACTCTTGTACAGCACATGACGGTAAGAGGATTGAAGATGATGACTATGGAAAAGACGTTGGACTTGAGAGAGATCATTGCATTTCAGCAGTGAAATCTGACGGTGATCAATTATTGCCTATGATGTGTGATGGCCCAGACACCGTAAAGGATTGCATCACAGAGTGTAATCGCCAAGTACCATTGAATGAGCAGCTACCTCAAGCAGACAACAAAGAAGATGCCTGCCATGATTTGCAGAGAATGCTGCAAGCAAATGGAAGTACGCTGACAGATGAACGTGCCATTTCAGAAAAAGCTGATCATGCTCCATCAGAAATGGAGTGTAGTTATACAGAACCTGCAGTTGAAAATTCtgaaattaatatttgttttgaagATGAGGCACAATATCAGAAGGCAGTGTTACCCATGTCTGAAAAGAGCACCAGTTCCTTCGATGGATCTTATGCAGATGGGTCTTTTCCGCAGACGAATGACAgtgttgaaacaggaaacaaagacaaagttaTGTTAAACCTTAACTTAAGTAGTGATGATCATGAAGATCAGGATACCAAATCAGTTGAGGGAGAGCAAAAGCTTGATAACACAACCCAAAAAGAACTGTTTCATGGTCAGTATCATTCGCCTCAGTGCGATGTTACAAAAAGATGGGAAGCTGAAGTGGCATTGACTAAAGAAACTGATCTCAAAATGGACCAAACGAATGAGGAATTGGATAAGATCCATAGTGGGGTTATCATTCCATTTATTGGAATAGACACCTCTGGGGAGGACACAGCACAGCCATTTGACTCACACTCACAAGACAAAGTCAAAGAAGTTGTTCAAAGCCAGACAGAAATACCATTTATCAGTGAAACTCCCTACCCTGAAATTGTCCCACCCACAGAGTTATGCAGTGCATCTCAAATGGACAGGAAAAAGGCAGAACTGTCTGCTGGCAGTATAGCACCATCACTTCTTGATTTAAGTGAAACCAACCAGCCAGACGTCTCAGGAAGTGAGTCTGACGACCGGTGCCCTACCCCAACTTTGGATGAGAATCCATATGAGTACTTAAATCGCTCTGGGCCAGGTAGTACCAGTGTTTCTGCCTTTTGTGGTAGTAAAACCTGCAAACCTGCACCTCCAAACTGCTTTAACAGAGGCTCTATAAGGGAAGAGGTGGCTATTGAGCAAAATCTGTCTCCAGAGTCTACAGTTAACAGCGAACCCAGCCCTCATCGTGCTCTTCACCCTGATCTTGAACTAAGAACCCTGAGAGTTCTACAAAGTATAGGCAAGTTCCTCACCGGATCAAGGCACAATGACAAGTCCAGCCAGATTGACACAGCTAATATGAAACACTCTTTTGATCAAAGGTACATCCCCACTTATTTAGCCCCAAGCCACACCTTAGCTAACCCGAAggacaagaaaataaacaatgcaAAGCCTGCGATGGTGTCAGCCTCTACCTCAAAAGAACTGCATGCAGAACCATCAGGCTTTCTTATATCACCTTTCAAAAGCAAATTAGAGGAGGTACTTGGTGTTAGGTTGCAGCTAAAGAAAACTGACTCATCAGTTTATCAACACTATTTTGAAAGGATGGATAAATTACAAGAAACCTCCACTGGGGAAGATTATCGTCATCCCCACAGGTCTTTTGCCTTGCCTGAGTGTGTACAGGCCATTAAACCATCTATTGACCAAGATGGACTAAAGGCAACATCACAGACTAATTTGAGTCATGAGCCAAGTTCATACAGTCAGCGTCCTGTCATGGCTGTGAAACCATCTAAGAGTGATGAAAGTCAAGCAGATTGCATCTCTAAAGACAGGCAAATTGAAAACTCTGTAATATCAAATCAGTCCAAAAGTAAACAGACTAAAACCCTGTTAGTCACATATACTCGACCCACTTCCACGTTCTTGGAGAATAAGACAGAACGTTTCAAGGCCAATTCTAAAGGACTGAGTGATAAGCAAGACGCCAGTGAGCTTTCTTCCAAGAACACTTTGTTATCAGATGTTGGCAACAGCAAGTTTAACTCAGATAAAGCGACATTTGCAGTTCTAGATCCATTATATCCGAATGAAGGAAAGGACATTGTGAAATTGAACAAGATTccttcatcatctctccctgtGCACTCACTTGAATCAGCAAAAGGTTCCTCTAAACTTGTTTGTGGAAACCAAGGTTTCTTGACAAATAGTTTCATAGAGAAAGTTGGGAAAACAACTAAAGAGAGCACTGATCAGGAAGACTGCTTAAACACATCAACTTCACTTGTGGATTACAATGATGATAGCATTATAGATGACAGTCTCCTCCTGGATCCTCAAAGCTCACTCACATGTACAGTCCCCAACACAGGCCAGACAAGTTCTTATTCTTTTCTGGAGCAGCTATCTCAGAGGTGCCTACAAGATGACCTCACTCAAGGGTCAATGGAACAGGAGTGCCTTATTTTCTCAGAACAAATGAAACAGCTTTTGAAAAGGAGCAAGAAGGGACCCATTCGCCAGTCTGATGCAAATGACAAATTGAATTTGTCTTGCGCCAGTCATGTGACTGTGCACTTTTCGAGTCTAGAGGAGCTGGAGGATTCAGTGGATCACTTGGACGCACCATCATTTGTTGGACAAAAAATCATGGTAGACATGTCGGACAGGAAAGACCTGGCAGacaccacagtgaaggaaaaGACTCCAAAGCAAAGAACAGACAACCCTATGGAACATGCTGGAATTTCTGGTGTGACGACAGACTGTGCCAGGCTGTACGAAGCTACGATGAATGACATTTGTGCCGTCAAAAAGGTCCCATCTAGACCAATGCACTTCAGAATGGATAGAGGTTACCCAAAGACAGAACCACGTAACCACTTTGACTTCTGTGATcaaatgaagagagagatggatgagagTTTTCGCAGCAATCTGAATTCAGTTGTGAAGAAATCCTGTAAAACAAAGTACAGATTCTACATGCAAGTGACATCGGATGATGCCTTCTTTGAGGAAACAAAG GCACAGTTAGAGGCAGAGGGCCACACTGCTGTTCAGCCATCAGAGTTCTTCCTTGGTGAGGATAGTTCTTCATCTCTACTCATCATCCTCAGGAATGAAGACATTGCAGAGCACCTATCTGAG GTCCCACATTTGCTGGAGCTGAAGAAGTCACCATGTGTGCATTTTGCTGGAATTGATGAACCAGATGATGTTTTGAATTTGACCCATCAGGAGCTCCTCACAAGGGGTGGTTTCATAATGTTTGACAGAGCAGCACTGGAGCCCCTCAGCCTTA GCAAGATGAggaaaatgtctgaaatattGCAAGAACTGAGCAGAACAGGGAAGTGGAAATGGATGTTGCACTACAGAGACAGCCGCCGGTTGAAAGAAAATGCGAG GTCGAGCGCAGAggcaaaagagaagaaagacttCTTAAACCGGTGCCAAGAAGCTGGAATAATGGAGGTCTTGCCGTACCACGAGTGTGACCTCATGTCAAGAGATCAGCCTGACTATCTCACATGTTTGGTCCATTTGCAGGTCCAGAACATATCAGCACGCTACCCTATTTTTATAACTG acacagcagcagagagcacatTTCAAAGGACTGGAATCTTAACAATGACTTTCAGCTCTTTCCTGGCGTGCTCTCCAAGTTACATTTTTGCAGTCTGA